In Candidatus Hydrogenedentota bacterium, the sequence GTTGCGTTAAGGAGTACCGTGTGCAATTTACCGTTGCGACCGAACAAGAGGAAGACGGGCGATGGATCGCCGAGGTGAATGAGCTTCCCGGGGTACTGAAGTATGGGAAAACCCGCGATGAAGCCATCGCGCTGGCGGAAGCGTTGGCGCTCCGGGTTGTCGCGGACCGGATCGAACACGGCGA encodes:
- a CDS encoding type II toxin-antitoxin system HicB family antitoxin translates to MQFTVATEQEEDGRWIAEVNELPGVLKYGKTRDEAIALAEALALRVVADRIEHGEHPVEPIQITFAAA